One genomic window of Halolamina sediminis includes the following:
- a CDS encoding SRPBCC family protein: protein MPTYTRRTRVDAPLSEVWAFHSRVEGLESLTPGFMYLDVGEVRGPGGEADPEVLMQGSEIEMSLRPFGVGPRQRWTSIITDREEGNGVAWFRDEMRGGPFPRWKHTHRFRGDGDGTIIEDRVVYRLPLGGLGRALGPLGVVGFEPMFRYRHRQTKKLLE from the coding sequence ATGCCCACGTACACGCGCCGCACTCGCGTCGATGCCCCGCTCTCGGAAGTCTGGGCGTTTCACTCCCGGGTCGAGGGGTTGGAGTCGCTCACCCCCGGGTTCATGTATCTCGACGTCGGCGAAGTCCGCGGCCCCGGCGGGGAGGCCGACCCCGAGGTGCTGATGCAGGGGAGCGAGATCGAGATGTCGCTGCGCCCGTTCGGCGTCGGGCCGCGCCAGCGCTGGACCTCGATCATCACCGACCGCGAGGAGGGCAACGGCGTGGCGTGGTTCCGCGACGAGATGCGCGGCGGCCCGTTCCCGCGCTGGAAACACACCCACCGTTTCCGCGGGGACGGCGACGGGACGATCATCGAGGACCGCGTCGTCTACCGGCTCCCGCTCGGCGGGCTCGGCCGGGCGCTCGGGCCGCTGGGCGTCGTCGGCTTCGAGCCGATGTTCCGCTACCGCCACCGGCAGACGAAGAAGCTGCTTGAGTAG
- a CDS encoding TATA-box-binding protein, protein MSSPADSIEIQNVVASTGIGQELDLEALAEDLPGADFNPDNFPGLVYRTQSPKAAALIFRSGKIVCTGAKSIADVHEALGIIFEKLRDLTIPVEDDPEITVQNIVSSADLGHNLNLNALAIGLGLEDVEYEPEQFPGLVYRMDEPDVVILLFGSGKIVITGGKRTEDAQEAVEQIVERIEGLGLLS, encoded by the coding sequence ATGAGTTCGCCGGCAGACTCAATAGAGATCCAGAACGTGGTCGCATCGACGGGTATCGGGCAGGAGCTCGACCTCGAAGCGTTGGCGGAGGACCTCCCGGGCGCCGACTTCAACCCCGACAACTTCCCCGGCCTCGTCTATCGGACACAGAGTCCGAAGGCGGCAGCACTGATCTTCCGCTCGGGGAAGATCGTGTGCACGGGCGCGAAGAGCATCGCCGACGTCCACGAGGCGCTGGGCATCATCTTCGAGAAGCTCCGTGACCTCACCATCCCGGTTGAGGACGACCCGGAGATCACCGTCCAGAACATCGTCTCGAGCGCCGACCTCGGGCACAACCTCAACCTCAACGCGCTCGCGATCGGGCTGGGGCTCGAGGACGTCGAGTACGAGCCCGAACAGTTCCCGGGCCTCGTCTACCGGATGGACGAGCCCGACGTGGTGATCCTCCTGTTCGGTTCCGGGAAGATCGTCATCACGGGCGGGAAACGCACCGAGGACGCACAGGAGGCCGTCGAGCAGATCGTCGAGCGCATCGAGGGGCTCGGCCTCCTCAGCTGA
- a CDS encoding DUF7504 family protein yields MPDDGPALLSFGVDRAMRALREHAAGRNVIAVLTDSTADEWHRRWERSGGDATQLAIVDCFDFTRGAAAETRTNVVSNDLVVTELERPLTGEGLQSVSDRFFDGWAESPRGTVVYVESLRDLREDTDRETVESLLDRFRERTEREGSGVVAAVSPDTVCDAVAFGDAFTETVGEPSFDSDAPTAVQRLRATDPTTFGYFRQYWRDAIEILDRVDRSYVQAGQLDTELSSRTLGATLSALAQLDALAVRADTNGPNRYDCRRYDPERAAELGLAVELLPD; encoded by the coding sequence ATGCCCGACGACGGTCCGGCACTCCTCTCGTTTGGAGTGGACCGGGCGATGCGGGCGCTACGCGAGCACGCGGCCGGACGGAACGTCATCGCGGTGCTGACCGACTCGACGGCCGACGAGTGGCATCGCCGCTGGGAGCGATCCGGCGGCGACGCGACACAGCTGGCGATCGTCGACTGTTTCGACTTCACACGGGGAGCCGCGGCGGAGACGCGCACGAACGTCGTCTCGAACGACCTCGTCGTCACCGAACTGGAGCGTCCCCTCACCGGCGAGGGGCTCCAGTCGGTGTCCGATCGCTTCTTCGACGGCTGGGCCGAGAGTCCGCGCGGGACCGTGGTGTACGTCGAGTCGCTGCGTGATCTCCGCGAGGACACCGATCGGGAGACTGTCGAATCCCTGCTCGATCGGTTCCGCGAGCGCACCGAGCGGGAGGGTTCGGGGGTCGTCGCCGCCGTCTCCCCCGACACGGTGTGCGACGCCGTCGCTTTCGGCGACGCGTTCACCGAAACCGTCGGCGAGCCGTCGTTCGACTCCGACGCGCCGACCGCGGTGCAGCGGCTCCGGGCGACCGATCCGACCACGTTCGGCTACTTCCGACAGTACTGGCGGGACGCGATCGAGATCCTCGACCGGGTCGACCGCTCGTACGTGCAGGCCGGCCAGCTCGACACCGAACTCTCCTCGCGCACGCTCGGCGCGACGCTGTCGGCGCTGGCGCAGTTAGACGCGCTCGCGGTCCGGGCCGACACGAACGGCCCGAACCGGTACGACTGCCGGCGCTACGACCCCGAGCGTGCCGCGGAGCTCGGGCTCGCGGTCGAGCTACTGCCCGACTGA
- a CDS encoding CaiB/BaiF CoA transferase family protein has protein sequence MDLTGVRVLDLTRLLPGPYATQLLADMNADVVKVEEPGVGDYARSMAPKTPEGVGTIFTAVNEGKRSVTLDLEDDDGHELFDELVADADVVIEQFRPGVAEELGIDYESVREHNPEIVYCSLSGYGQDGPYRDRVGHDLNYASVAGLVDMTREQADGKPAIPGYPIGDMAGGLFAAFSVVSALLSRSLGNRSGSFVDVSMTDTILSFAQPVASAAFAGDDPRPRETELTGKLPCYDLYRTADDRYVSIAALEPKFWRNLCAAVDHPELIENHHAEDDAVREAVRDTLATTFRSKTQAEWEEELGELDVMFAPVRTPKEAIADPHIRSRGIVEDDGVPRVGFPAKATPERRHGPDSGLPEMGEHTREVLESVGVDEATIEALRERDVI, from the coding sequence ATGGATCTCACGGGGGTTCGCGTTCTCGACCTGACGCGGCTGCTACCGGGCCCGTACGCGACACAGCTCCTCGCGGACATGAACGCCGACGTCGTCAAAGTCGAGGAGCCGGGGGTCGGCGACTACGCGCGGTCCATGGCGCCGAAGACGCCGGAGGGCGTCGGAACGATCTTCACTGCGGTCAACGAGGGGAAGCGGAGCGTCACGCTCGACCTCGAGGACGACGACGGGCACGAACTCTTCGACGAACTGGTCGCGGACGCCGACGTCGTGATCGAGCAGTTCCGGCCGGGCGTCGCCGAGGAACTCGGTATCGACTACGAGTCGGTCCGCGAGCACAATCCGGAGATCGTCTACTGTTCGCTCTCGGGATACGGACAGGATGGGCCGTACCGTGATCGAGTCGGGCACGACCTCAACTACGCGAGCGTCGCCGGGCTGGTCGATATGACGCGGGAGCAGGCCGACGGGAAGCCCGCAATTCCGGGCTACCCAATCGGGGACATGGCCGGCGGCCTCTTCGCCGCGTTCAGCGTCGTGAGCGCGCTTCTCAGCCGCTCGCTCGGCAACCGATCGGGGAGCTTCGTCGACGTCTCGATGACCGACACGATCCTGTCGTTCGCACAGCCGGTGGCGTCGGCGGCCTTCGCCGGGGACGACCCGCGCCCGCGGGAGACCGAACTGACCGGGAAGCTCCCCTGTTACGACCTCTACCGGACCGCGGACGATCGATACGTCTCGATCGCCGCGCTCGAGCCGAAGTTCTGGCGGAACCTCTGTGCGGCGGTGGACCACCCCGAACTGATCGAGAACCACCACGCCGAGGACGACGCCGTCCGGGAAGCGGTCCGGGACACCCTCGCGACGACGTTCCGGTCGAAGACGCAGGCGGAGTGGGAGGAGGAACTGGGCGAGTTGGACGTGATGTTCGCGCCGGTCCGGACGCCGAAAGAGGCGATCGCCGACCCCCACATCAGGAGTCGCGGCATCGTCGAGGACGACGGCGTCCCACGGGTCGGTTTCCCCGCGAAAGCGACGCCGGAGCGCCGGCACGGGCCCGATTCCGGACTGCCGGAGATGGGCGAACACACGAGGGAGGTGCTCGAGTCGGTCGGCGTCGACGAGGCGACGATCGAGGCGCTCCGCGAGCGGGACGTCATTTAG
- a CDS encoding DEAD/DEAH box helicase, whose translation MTDLSLSEFYDAVEAEGRPLLTADEFARRLEESQADADEALSRLADQGLLERVDVENDPVVWYPTEWGELASRERVIVFPERREIVVDRPTQYTQARLSQFAHLVDTTGTEPGTRGYLYRIRPEDVWSAPFDGVADLILTMRGVFPRRYEGLEEWVESQWKRANRFRLDTHEDGYTVLTAATDDLMGNVAMEKLDDDAIRAPISDTEAWVNEDAIAGIKRTLYEAGYPVVDDRDLESGDPIDAELTTDLREYQQSWVDSFLEKQAGVLVGPPGSGKTVAALGALTAVGGETLILVPSRELAGQWREEIERHTTVDPDQVGEYHGGTKQLRPITIATYQIAGMDRHRRLFDEREWGLIVFDEAHHVPAPVFRQSAALQSKHRLGLTATPVRESDDETDIYTLIGPPLGTDWSALFDAGFVAEPEVELRYLPWDDELAENEYASADGRERHQLAATNPRKVEEIDRLLADHEGKALVFVDYLDQGEAIADELDAPFVSGETPHHRRERLFESFRTGERDALVVSRVGDEGIDLPNAELAVVASGLGGSRRQGAQRAGRTMRPVGRAEVVVLATHGTREEEFARKQMRHLAEKGVRVNETVVGDDADGSGSDEADEPDGDERDDSNDDEGGGDDEEGSSATDA comes from the coding sequence ATGACGGATCTCTCCCTCTCGGAGTTCTACGACGCCGTCGAGGCGGAGGGCCGGCCGCTGCTCACCGCCGACGAGTTCGCCCGTCGCCTCGAGGAGTCACAGGCCGACGCGGACGAGGCACTCTCCCGCCTCGCCGATCAGGGGCTGCTCGAACGCGTCGACGTGGAGAACGACCCCGTGGTCTGGTATCCGACGGAGTGGGGGGAGCTCGCCTCGCGCGAGCGCGTGATCGTCTTCCCGGAACGACGAGAGATCGTCGTCGACCGCCCGACGCAGTACACCCAGGCCCGCCTCTCGCAGTTCGCCCACCTCGTCGACACGACCGGTACCGAGCCCGGCACGCGCGGCTACCTCTACCGGATCCGCCCGGAGGACGTCTGGTCCGCACCCTTCGACGGCGTCGCCGACCTGATCCTCACGATGCGTGGGGTGTTCCCCCGACGCTACGAAGGGTTGGAGGAGTGGGTCGAGAGCCAGTGGAAGCGCGCCAACCGCTTCCGGCTCGACACCCACGAGGACGGCTACACCGTCCTCACCGCGGCCACCGACGACCTCATGGGCAACGTCGCGATGGAGAAGCTCGACGACGACGCGATCCGGGCGCCCATCTCCGACACCGAGGCGTGGGTCAACGAGGACGCGATCGCGGGAATCAAGCGCACCCTCTACGAGGCGGGCTACCCCGTCGTCGACGACCGCGACCTCGAAAGCGGCGACCCCATCGACGCCGAGCTCACCACCGACCTCCGGGAGTACCAGCAGTCCTGGGTCGACAGCTTCCTCGAGAAGCAGGCCGGCGTCCTCGTCGGCCCGCCCGGGTCCGGGAAGACCGTCGCCGCACTGGGCGCGCTCACAGCGGTCGGGGGCGAGACACTGATCCTCGTTCCGTCCCGCGAACTCGCGGGGCAGTGGCGCGAGGAGATCGAGCGCCACACCACCGTCGACCCGGACCAAGTCGGCGAGTACCACGGCGGCACGAAGCAGCTCCGCCCGATCACGATCGCGACCTACCAGATCGCGGGGATGGACCGCCACCGCCGGCTGTTCGACGAGCGCGAGTGGGGGCTGATCGTGTTCGACGAGGCCCACCACGTTCCGGCGCCGGTGTTCAGACAGTCCGCGGCGCTCCAGAGCAAACACCGCCTCGGCCTCACTGCCACGCCGGTCCGCGAGAGCGACGACGAGACCGACATCTACACGCTGATCGGCCCGCCGCTCGGCACCGACTGGTCGGCGCTGTTCGACGCCGGCTTCGTCGCCGAGCCCGAGGTCGAACTCCGCTACCTCCCGTGGGACGACGAGCTGGCCGAGAACGAGTACGCCAGCGCCGACGGCCGCGAGCGCCACCAGCTGGCCGCCACCAACCCCCGCAAAGTCGAGGAGATCGACCGACTGCTCGCCGACCACGAGGGCAAGGCGCTGGTGTTCGTCGACTACCTCGATCAGGGCGAGGCGATCGCCGACGAGCTCGACGCCCCGTTCGTCTCGGGGGAGACTCCCCACCACCGCCGCGAGCGCCTGTTCGAGTCGTTCCGCACGGGCGAGCGCGACGCGCTGGTGGTCTCCCGCGTCGGCGACGAGGGGATCGACCTCCCGAACGCGGAGCTCGCGGTCGTCGCGTCGGGGCTCGGCGGCTCCCGCCGCCAGGGCGCCCAGCGCGCGGGCCGCACGATGCGCCCGGTCGGGCGTGCGGAGGTGGTTGTGCTCGCGACCCACGGCACCCGCGAGGAGGAGTTCGCCCGCAAGCAGATGCGCCACCTCGCGGAGAAGGGCGTCCGCGTCAACGAGACGGTCGTCGGCGACGACGCCGACGGGTCGGGTAGCGACGAGGCGGACGAACCGGACGGCGACGAGAGAGACGACTCGAACGACGACGAAGGGGGCGGCGACGACGAGGAAGGCTCATCGGCGACAGACGCCTGA
- a CDS encoding redox-regulated ATPase YchF — MSYRIGLVGKPSVGKSTLFNAATMNDVPEGAYPFTTIDPSVGEAYVRVECAAPEFDETCTPSVGYCDDGTRFVPVKLVDVAGLIPGAHEGNGLGNQFLADLNETDVLVHVVDFSGETDLEGEATEGHDPREDIAFLENEIDMWYLDVLEKGIERHLSGYHGGDGDVEDALGEQMDAFGIVAEEIKQIILGQGIDFDPEAWSDDEREELAREIRKRTKPIVIAANKMDTPAAQENWAEITEEQQYDHLDFVPVSAHAEKSLKKANDAGVVEYTPGEPDFEIVGDVSGEQEEGLEQIREFVGNYGGTGVQDVLETALFETLGCIGVFPGSANGSKDEKGVFRDCFVLPEGGTVEDFAYTIHSDVGDGLLHGIDCRSGRQVGSDHELAHRDVVEIVTTG, encoded by the coding sequence ATGAGTTATCGGATCGGACTCGTCGGCAAGCCCTCCGTGGGCAAGTCGACGCTGTTCAACGCCGCGACGATGAACGACGTGCCGGAAGGGGCCTACCCCTTCACGACGATCGACCCGAGCGTGGGCGAGGCGTACGTCCGCGTGGAGTGTGCCGCCCCGGAGTTCGACGAGACGTGTACGCCGAGCGTCGGCTACTGCGACGACGGCACCCGGTTCGTCCCGGTCAAACTCGTCGACGTGGCGGGTCTCATCCCCGGCGCCCACGAGGGGAACGGGCTGGGCAACCAGTTCCTCGCGGACCTGAACGAGACGGACGTCCTCGTTCACGTCGTCGACTTCTCCGGCGAGACCGACCTCGAAGGCGAGGCTACCGAGGGCCACGACCCCCGGGAGGACATCGCGTTCCTCGAGAACGAGATCGACATGTGGTACCTCGACGTGCTGGAGAAGGGGATCGAGCGGCACCTCTCGGGCTACCACGGCGGCGACGGCGACGTGGAGGACGCGCTCGGCGAGCAGATGGACGCGTTCGGGATCGTCGCCGAGGAGATCAAGCAGATCATCCTCGGCCAGGGGATCGACTTCGATCCCGAAGCGTGGAGCGACGACGAGCGCGAGGAGCTGGCCCGGGAGATCCGCAAGCGCACCAAGCCGATCGTGATCGCGGCCAACAAGATGGACACACCCGCCGCACAGGAGAACTGGGCCGAAATCACCGAGGAACAACAGTACGACCACCTCGACTTCGTGCCCGTCAGCGCCCACGCCGAGAAGTCGCTGAAGAAGGCGAACGACGCCGGCGTCGTGGAGTACACCCCCGGCGAACCCGACTTCGAGATCGTCGGCGACGTGAGCGGCGAGCAGGAGGAGGGGCTCGAACAGATCCGCGAGTTCGTCGGGAACTACGGCGGCACCGGCGTCCAGGACGTGCTCGAGACCGCGCTGTTCGAGACGCTGGGCTGTATCGGCGTGTTCCCCGGCAGCGCCAACGGCTCGAAAGACGAGAAGGGCGTGTTCAGGGACTGCTTCGTCCTCCCCGAGGGCGGCACCGTCGAGGACTTCGCGTACACTATCCACTCCGACGTGGGCGACGGCCTGCTCCACGGGATCGACTGCCGCTCCGGCCGACAGGTCGGCTCGGACCACGAGCTCGCCCACCGCGACGTGGTCGAGATCGTCACCACCGGCTGA
- the psmB gene encoding archaeal proteasome endopeptidase complex subunit beta — MRTPADQSGLDPLSGDQSDVFGPELGEFPHADERRAQAGTDEGMKTGTTTIGINAGDAVVLATDMRASMGNMVSSKDVQKVEQIHPTGALTIAGSVSAAQSLIETLKAESNLFEVRRSKQMSMQALSTLTGNLLRSGAFYIVSPILGGVDDTGAHVYSIDALGGTTEEDYAVSGSGSQFALGVLEQEFDEEMGIEDAKTVATKAIKSAMERDTASGNGINIAVVTDEGVEVTKEKEIDKLL, encoded by the coding sequence ATGCGAACACCTGCTGATCAGTCAGGGCTCGACCCGCTGAGCGGCGACCAGTCCGACGTCTTCGGCCCCGAACTCGGGGAGTTCCCCCACGCCGACGAGCGTCGTGCACAGGCCGGGACCGACGAGGGGATGAAGACCGGGACGACCACGATCGGCATCAACGCCGGCGACGCGGTCGTGCTGGCGACGGACATGCGTGCCAGCATGGGTAACATGGTCTCCAGTAAGGACGTCCAGAAGGTCGAGCAGATCCACCCGACGGGCGCGCTCACTATCGCCGGCTCGGTGTCGGCGGCCCAGTCGCTGATCGAGACGCTGAAAGCCGAGTCGAACCTGTTCGAGGTCCGCCGGAGCAAGCAGATGTCGATGCAGGCGCTCTCCACGCTGACGGGTAACCTCCTGCGCTCGGGCGCGTTCTACATCGTCTCCCCCATCCTCGGCGGCGTCGACGACACCGGCGCGCACGTCTACTCCATCGACGCGCTGGGCGGCACCACCGAGGAGGACTACGCCGTCTCCGGCTCCGGCTCCCAGTTCGCGCTGGGCGTGCTCGAACAGGAGTTCGACGAGGAGATGGGTATCGAGGACGCGAAGACCGTCGCGACGAAGGCGATCAAGAGCGCGATGGAGCGGGACACCGCCTCCGGCAACGGGATCAACATCGCCGTCGTGACCGACGAGGGCGTCGAGGTCACGAAGGAGAAGGAGATCGACAAGCTGCTCTAA
- a CDS encoding carotenoid biosynthesis protein — protein sequence MTDSAHSAADRPIDDDTARRYVGSQIVLFLATLLHALLTWPLSETVALFAGGIVVAFAVEAPAIRAGLFTHYLRPKVAGVPVSILLAWPAVVYLAVRAASLAVEGTVAVAGLAAVLATLADAAVEPNAVRDGAWAYADVLPGPRVRGVPWWNAAGWLGVVFVTALLPTMV from the coding sequence GTGACTGACTCGGCCCACTCCGCGGCCGACCGCCCCATCGACGACGACACGGCGCGGCGCTACGTCGGCAGCCAGATCGTGCTGTTCCTCGCGACACTGCTGCACGCGCTGCTGACGTGGCCGCTCTCAGAAACGGTCGCGCTGTTCGCCGGCGGTATCGTGGTCGCGTTCGCCGTCGAGGCGCCCGCGATCCGGGCCGGGCTGTTCACCCACTACCTCCGGCCGAAGGTCGCCGGCGTCCCCGTCTCGATCCTGCTCGCGTGGCCCGCCGTCGTCTACCTCGCGGTCCGCGCAGCGTCACTGGCCGTCGAGGGCACGGTCGCCGTCGCCGGGCTGGCGGCGGTGCTGGCGACGCTCGCCGACGCCGCGGTCGAACCGAACGCGGTCCGCGACGGCGCGTGGGCGTACGCGGACGTCCTCCCCGGCCCGCGCGTCCGTGGCGTGCCGTGGTGGAACGCCGCGGGCTGGCTCGGGGTCGTGTTCGTAACGGCACTGCTGCCGACGATGGTGTGA
- a CDS encoding DUF5799 family protein, whose product MSESDWTDAIVGERMAVDQQFAAEVRDSPFSNQEWGLIMTAAEFDIVDADDPENARIVPNTEKVAGIMPEVEKMERGMGAGPGGSADGGGGDGVFSSVKDALGVGGGGDGGEPDRTEEAEALLERYAEALQEHLVEKGRWEQVRIAYQE is encoded by the coding sequence ATGAGCGAGTCAGACTGGACCGACGCCATCGTCGGCGAACGGATGGCGGTCGACCAGCAGTTCGCCGCGGAGGTCCGTGACTCCCCGTTCTCGAACCAGGAGTGGGGGCTGATCATGACGGCGGCGGAGTTCGATATCGTCGACGCCGACGACCCAGAGAACGCCCGGATCGTCCCGAACACGGAGAAGGTGGCCGGGATCATGCCCGAGGTCGAGAAGATGGAACGCGGGATGGGCGCCGGGCCGGGCGGCAGCGCCGACGGCGGTGGCGGCGACGGCGTGTTCTCCTCGGTGAAAGACGCCCTCGGCGTCGGTGGCGGCGGCGACGGCGGCGAGCCCGACCGGACCGAGGAGGCCGAGGCGCTGCTCGAACGCTACGCGGAGGCGCTGCAGGAGCACTTAGTCGAGAAGGGGCGCTGGGAGCAGGTCCGCATCGCGTACCAGGAGTAG
- a CDS encoding DMT family transporter gives MGALAVAVVAVSTSAILIRWSGAPSVVKAFYRVLFTTAFLLPWAVGRYRHEFRAIELRDLGVAGLTGVALALHFASWFESLNHTSVAASVTLVQSQPLFVAVGAWALLDERLTRRMLVGIAVALVGAATMSLGDPLLAAMGIGSSDGLTGTSTYGNALALVGAVCAAAYVLAGRSLRQRVSLVPYVVVVYVACSVVLLVVALAQGAPLVDYPRHEWLLFLGMAVGPGIFGHTVINWALAHVESGVVSVSLLGEPVGSTVLALLLLPGEVPTPTTIVGGAVVLLGIYLTAEARNRD, from the coding sequence ATGGGCGCGCTGGCGGTCGCCGTCGTCGCCGTCAGCACCAGCGCCATCCTGATCCGCTGGTCGGGCGCGCCGAGCGTCGTGAAGGCGTTCTACCGCGTGCTGTTCACGACCGCGTTCCTGCTGCCGTGGGCAGTCGGCCGCTACCGCCACGAGTTCCGGGCGATCGAGCTCCGGGATCTGGGCGTCGCGGGGCTCACCGGCGTCGCGCTCGCGCTGCATTTCGCGTCGTGGTTCGAGAGCCTGAACCACACCTCCGTCGCCGCCAGCGTGACGCTGGTCCAGAGCCAGCCGCTGTTCGTCGCCGTCGGCGCGTGGGCGCTGCTCGACGAACGACTCACCCGGCGGATGCTCGTCGGCATCGCCGTCGCGCTGGTCGGCGCCGCCACGATGTCGCTAGGCGACCCGCTGCTGGCGGCGATGGGGATCGGGAGTTCGGACGGGCTCACGGGCACGAGCACGTACGGCAACGCCCTCGCGCTCGTCGGCGCCGTCTGTGCCGCCGCCTACGTACTCGCCGGGCGATCGCTCCGGCAGCGCGTCTCGCTCGTTCCCTACGTCGTCGTCGTGTACGTCGCCTGCTCGGTCGTGCTGCTCGTCGTCGCCCTCGCACAGGGCGCCCCGCTCGTCGACTACCCGCGCCACGAGTGGCTGCTGTTCCTCGGGATGGCGGTCGGGCCGGGAATCTTCGGCCACACCGTTATCAACTGGGCGCTCGCCCACGTCGAGTCCGGCGTCGTCTCGGTCAGCTTACTGGGCGAGCCCGTCGGGAGCACCGTGCTCGCGTTGCTTTTGCTTCCCGGCGAGGTGCCGACGCCGACGACGATCGTCGGCGGCGCCGTCGTCCTGCTGGGGATCTACCTCACCGCGGAGGCACGGAACCGTGACTGA
- a CDS encoding DUF5779 family protein — MSDFGLDLTRAEEELPDDDATGDVVLGVLDGETDPDEWIDAVRSGDVLVLDVAGDLNTLAAGFAREIRAEGGSLTHFRGFLVVTPPGTEIDADRL, encoded by the coding sequence ATGAGCGATTTCGGCCTCGACCTCACCCGCGCTGAGGAGGAGCTCCCCGACGACGACGCGACGGGTGACGTAGTGCTGGGGGTGCTGGACGGCGAAACCGATCCCGACGAGTGGATCGACGCCGTCCGGTCGGGCGACGTGCTCGTCCTCGACGTGGCGGGCGACCTGAACACGCTGGCCGCGGGGTTCGCCCGCGAGATCCGAGCGGAAGGCGGGTCGCTGACCCACTTCCGGGGGTTCCTCGTCGTGACCCCACCCGGGACGGAGATCGACGCAGACAGGCTGTAA
- a CDS encoding erythromycin esterase family protein, whose translation MLPAGLHDAAVVALGESTHGTREFFRLKHRLLRWLVTEAGVRTFAMEANAPEARALDEYVVHGRGDPEAGLEDLYFWTWQTEEVLALVEWLRAFNEERPIDDWVRFRGFDAQYTQGAVDALRDHFGGEPESDLAADLELIGDDGTRPVNDDRAEERIEAVERVVPRVRAALGDGDADERARHWLRVIEQATEYKRRLLEWEAADDGDAETAMEAVLRVRDRAMAANVEWIEKRADGPVVLWGHDAHVNRDRHAVRDSEAAVPSMGNHLADRYGEVYYVVGFAFARGSFQAIDRTGEGRGLTSFTLPDPVSGTVEEVLDDAGVGTAMLDLRGGTEDPRLVDWLAAQRERFSVGATYDGGPEGYLTAYPIAEAFDALCYVEETTRARPIVG comes from the coding sequence GTGCTTCCGGCCGGCCTCCACGACGCGGCAGTCGTCGCGCTCGGGGAGAGCACTCACGGGACGCGGGAGTTCTTCCGGCTCAAACATCGACTGCTGCGCTGGCTCGTGACCGAGGCGGGCGTCCGGACGTTCGCGATGGAGGCGAACGCGCCGGAAGCGCGGGCACTCGACGAGTACGTCGTCCACGGCCGGGGCGATCCGGAGGCAGGGCTCGAAGACCTGTACTTCTGGACGTGGCAGACCGAGGAGGTGCTCGCGCTGGTGGAGTGGCTTCGCGCGTTCAACGAGGAACGGCCGATCGACGACTGGGTCCGATTCCGCGGCTTCGACGCCCAGTACACGCAGGGCGCCGTCGACGCGCTCCGAGACCACTTCGGCGGCGAACCGGAGTCAGATCTCGCAGCCGATCTCGAACTGATCGGCGACGACGGCACTCGGCCCGTAAACGATGATCGAGCCGAGGAGCGCATCGAGGCCGTGGAGCGTGTGGTCCCGCGCGTCCGCGCGGCGCTCGGGGACGGCGACGCCGACGAGCGTGCCCGTCACTGGCTCCGGGTGATCGAACAAGCGACCGAGTACAAGCGGCGACTCCTCGAGTGGGAGGCAGCCGACGACGGCGACGCCGAGACGGCGATGGAAGCGGTGCTTCGGGTCCGGGACCGGGCGATGGCCGCGAACGTCGAGTGGATCGAAAAGCGGGCCGACGGGCCGGTCGTCCTCTGGGGCCACGATGCGCACGTCAACCGGGACCGGCACGCGGTCCGGGATTCCGAGGCCGCCGTGCCGTCGATGGGGAACCATCTTGCCGATCGGTACGGCGAGGTGTACTACGTGGTCGGGTTCGCGTTCGCCCGCGGGTCGTTCCAAGCGATCGACCGGACCGGCGAGGGGCGAGGACTCACCTCGTTCACGCTGCCCGACCCAGTTTCGGGTACGGTCGAGGAAGTGCTCGACGATGCAGGTGTGGGGACGGCGATGCTCGATCTCCGAGGCGGAACTGAGGATCCGCGGCTCGTCGACTGGCTGGCAGCGCAGCGAGAACGGTTCTCGGTCGGGGCGACGTACGACGGCGGTCCCGAGGGGTATCTGACTGCGTACCCGATCGCGGAGGCGTTCGACGCGCTCTGTTACGTCGAGGAAACCACGCGGGCGCGGCCGATCGTGGGCTAG